In Flavobacteriales bacterium, one genomic interval encodes:
- a CDS encoding AAA family ATPase — protein MAKAVKPKCIVIAGPNGAGKTTFAKTFLSKDANVLSFLNVDLIAAGLSPLRPELSARAAGRIVLKEIERCIKQRRSFAIESTLSGMTYTSIFKNLLTKGYALEILFLKIDDPKICIRRVAERVKQGGHHIPEHEILRRHARGWKNFNSMYRELATNTWVFDASGPIPVLLEQ, from the coding sequence ATGGCAAAAGCGGTCAAACCAAAGTGTATAGTGATCGCTGGTCCAAATGGTGCTGGTAAGACGACGTTTGCGAAAACATTTTTATCAAAGGATGCGAATGTCCTGAGCTTCTTGAACGTGGATCTCATCGCAGCTGGTCTTTCGCCTTTGCGTCCTGAATTAAGCGCACGGGCAGCAGGTCGCATCGTGTTGAAAGAAATTGAACGGTGCATTAAGCAGCGTAGGTCATTCGCAATTGAATCTACTTTGAGTGGAATGACCTATACATCCATTTTTAAGAATTTGTTGACCAAAGGATACGCGTTAGAGATCCTCTTCTTAAAGATCGACGATCCAAAGATCTGCATCCGGCGTGTAGCTGAGCGCGTAAAGCAAGGCGGCCATCATATACCAGAGCACGAAATTCTAAGAAGACATGCACGAGGATGGAAGAATTTTAACTCCATGTACCGCGAACTGGCAACTAACACATGGGTATTTGATGCTTCAGGTCCGATACCCGTACTTTTGGAACAATGA
- a CDS encoding 1-deoxy-D-xylulose-5-phosphate synthase encodes MPESTYPLLEKIIVPADLRSVPEEQLEQVCTELREFIIDVVSVKGGHFGASLGVVELTVALHYVFNTPYDQLVWDVGHQAYGHKILTGRRANFHTNRLHGGLSGFPKRSESEYDTFGVGHSSTSIGAAVGMAVASKLKGEEDRHSVAVIGDGAMTAGMAFEALNHAGGANTDMLVVLNDNCMSIDPNVGALKQYLTDITTSHTYNKVKDEVWKILGKVSKFGPNAQAVAQKVENAVKSALLKQSNLFESLSFRYFGPVDGHDVDHLVKVMRDLRDIPGPKILHVVTKKGKGYAPAEAGSPTVWHAPGLFNKETGEIIKVVPKSPQPPKYQDVFGHTIVELAEKNPKIVGVTPAMPSGCSLNIMMKAMPDRAFDVGIAEQHAVTFSAGMATQGMVPFCNIYSSFMQRAYDQVVHDVALQNLSVVFCLDRGGLAGADGPTHHGAFDIAYFRCIPNMIVSAPMNEEELRNLMYTAQLREHGPFSIRYPRGEGVMTEWKTPFKEIKIGTGRKVRSGEDAAVLTLGHIGNIAAKGIEALESEGYSVAHYDMRFAKPIDELLLHEVIGKFKHVVTVEDGAIMGGMGSAVLEFMADHGYQAQVKRLGIPDRWIEHGSQNELYTECGFDDAAVVAAVKEMVQEQKGKKENRASA; translated from the coding sequence ATGCCCGAATCCACTTATCCTCTCCTCGAAAAGATCATTGTACCAGCTGATCTGCGTTCAGTGCCAGAAGAGCAATTGGAACAGGTGTGCACGGAATTGCGCGAGTTCATTATTGATGTTGTGAGCGTTAAGGGTGGGCATTTCGGTGCCAGCTTGGGTGTGGTGGAGTTGACCGTGGCACTGCATTATGTATTCAATACGCCTTACGACCAATTGGTTTGGGACGTAGGGCACCAAGCCTATGGCCATAAGATCCTTACCGGTCGGCGCGCGAATTTTCATACAAACCGTCTTCATGGCGGATTGAGCGGTTTTCCTAAGCGAAGTGAAAGCGAATACGATACGTTCGGAGTAGGCCATAGCAGCACCAGTATTGGAGCAGCCGTTGGTATGGCTGTAGCGAGTAAGCTGAAAGGTGAAGAGGACCGACATTCCGTTGCCGTGATCGGCGATGGTGCCATGACCGCCGGCATGGCTTTCGAAGCGTTGAACCACGCGGGTGGCGCGAATACCGATATGTTGGTCGTGTTGAACGACAACTGCATGTCCATCGACCCTAACGTTGGGGCCTTGAAGCAATATTTAACGGATATCACCACCAGCCACACCTACAACAAGGTGAAGGACGAAGTGTGGAAGATCCTGGGAAAAGTGAGCAAATTCGGTCCTAACGCGCAGGCCGTTGCACAGAAAGTAGAGAATGCAGTTAAGAGCGCTTTGCTGAAACAAAGCAATTTATTCGAGAGTTTGAGCTTTCGGTATTTCGGACCTGTGGATGGGCATGATGTGGATCACTTGGTAAAGGTTATGCGCGACCTACGCGACATTCCCGGCCCTAAGATCCTGCACGTGGTCACCAAAAAAGGCAAGGGCTATGCACCTGCCGAAGCTGGAAGCCCGACGGTATGGCACGCACCAGGACTCTTCAACAAAGAGACAGGCGAGATCATTAAAGTTGTACCGAAAAGCCCGCAACCACCGAAGTATCAGGACGTTTTCGGACATACGATCGTTGAGCTGGCCGAGAAAAACCCGAAGATCGTGGGTGTTACACCTGCTATGCCGAGTGGATGCTCGTTGAACATCATGATGAAGGCCATGCCTGACCGCGCATTCGATGTGGGTATTGCCGAGCAGCATGCGGTGACCTTCAGTGCTGGAATGGCCACACAAGGCATGGTCCCGTTCTGCAACATTTACAGCAGCTTCATGCAACGGGCGTACGACCAAGTGGTGCATGATGTGGCCTTACAGAACCTTAGTGTGGTATTCTGTTTGGACCGTGGTGGCTTGGCCGGCGCTGATGGTCCCACGCACCATGGAGCTTTTGACATTGCCTATTTCCGGTGCATACCGAACATGATCGTAAGCGCACCGATGAACGAGGAAGAGTTGCGCAACTTGATGTACACTGCACAGCTCAGGGAACACGGTCCGTTCAGCATACGTTACCCACGTGGCGAAGGTGTTATGACGGAGTGGAAAACCCCGTTCAAGGAGATCAAGATCGGCACTGGTCGCAAAGTGCGCTCAGGAGAAGATGCGGCTGTACTCACGTTGGGACATATCGGAAACATTGCTGCAAAAGGGATCGAAGCATTAGAGTCTGAAGGCTACAGCGTCGCCCACTACGACATGCGTTTCGCGAAGCCGATCGATGAGCTGTTACTACATGAGGTCATTGGAAAATTCAAACACGTGGTAACGGTCGAAGATGGTGCGATCATGGGCGGTATGGGCAGCGCCGTGCTGGAGTTCATGGCCGACCACGGTTATCAGGCCCAAGTTAAACGGCTGGGAATTCCGGATCGCTGGATCGAGCACGGCTCGCAGAATGAACTCTATACCGAATGTGGGTTCGATGATGCAGCGGTTGTAGCTGCGGTGAAGGAGATGGTGCAAGAGCAGAAAGGAAAGAAGGAGAACCGGGCTAGTGCTTGA
- a CDS encoding T9SS type A sorting domain-containing protein, producing MAKPRMEAFGSPMRLLLLAIGSIIASLAYPQQPFDIDASFRCEMDSWYVSSTLPLSNGKLIASGIMRFDGEIDQYRLVRLLPNGIRDNSFYNSGLGGGRIRPWMDKFYVNTPHTVRRIQEDGYQDMSFIPMNLQPYFSSLQGGDYHVYPDGRILMSGVHGLHDTIRGFEGLYCLVWFSNTGYLDTTKTHRTCAGSLDFFTELPNGQFIGSGSTGVWDGQQASNIIRFNADGSLDPSFQANVNWGQAYGFLPLDDGRVYVGGNFIVDGIADTLNLVRLMPDGSLDPTFNNTARYRFINPLYPNNDPYGIIRTIYSIAPDHLVVTGNFATVDGEQRGCIALIDTSGNLLSDHFSGDGGGSYLYQVNINSTPVYTRSIAGITPAPDGSYYICGAYHGYDDGTTNDTTQRMVSRLYGLDVGISENANTRPPAQLTIHPNPANTWVTFDYDILVPPTDAFIIIRDQQGREVYRMKLLVQKNEVVWDTRGVGSGTYVVTLTNKSRDLRTEKLVIQR from the coding sequence ATGGCAAAACCAAGAATGGAAGCGTTCGGCAGCCCAATGCGGCTGCTTCTGCTGGCAATAGGTTCAATAATTGCCAGTTTAGCATATCCGCAACAACCATTTGACATCGACGCTTCCTTCCGTTGTGAAATGGATTCATGGTATGTATCATCCACGCTTCCGCTTTCAAATGGAAAATTGATCGCGTCGGGTATTATGCGCTTTGATGGCGAAATTGATCAGTATCGACTCGTTCGCTTGCTCCCTAACGGCATAAGAGATAATTCTTTCTACAATAGTGGATTAGGGGGTGGAAGAATAAGACCTTGGATGGACAAGTTCTATGTAAACACACCCCATACCGTAAGAAGAATCCAGGAAGATGGCTATCAGGACATGTCCTTTATACCCATGAATCTTCAACCCTACTTCAGTTCTTTACAAGGAGGCGACTACCACGTATACCCTGATGGCAGGATATTAATGAGCGGAGTTCATGGCCTGCATGATACGATCCGAGGGTTCGAGGGACTTTACTGTTTGGTCTGGTTCAGCAACACTGGTTATTTGGACACCACCAAAACCCACCGAACCTGTGCGGGCAGTTTAGATTTCTTTACTGAATTACCGAATGGTCAATTCATCGGTTCCGGCTCTACTGGTGTCTGGGATGGCCAGCAAGCAAGTAATATCATACGATTCAATGCAGATGGGTCGTTGGACCCCTCGTTCCAAGCCAATGTGAATTGGGGGCAGGCGTATGGATTCTTGCCACTTGATGATGGGAGGGTATACGTGGGAGGAAATTTTATCGTCGATGGCATAGCAGACACCCTCAACTTAGTGCGCCTAATGCCGGATGGATCTTTGGATCCCACTTTCAACAACACGGCCAGATACAGATTCATAAACCCGTTATATCCCAATAATGATCCTTATGGTATCATTCGCACCATTTACTCAATAGCACCGGATCACTTAGTTGTTACAGGTAATTTTGCAACTGTTGATGGGGAACAACGCGGTTGCATTGCATTGATCGATACCTCTGGCAATCTCTTGAGTGACCATTTTTCTGGAGATGGCGGTGGCTCTTATCTCTATCAAGTGAATATCAACTCAACTCCTGTATACACACGTTCAATAGCTGGTATTACTCCGGCACCTGATGGCAGTTATTATATCTGTGGGGCCTACCACGGCTACGATGATGGCACCACCAATGATACCACCCAGCGCATGGTAAGTAGGTTGTATGGGTTGGATGTGGGCATAAGCGAAAATGCTAACACTCGACCTCCAGCACAATTGACCATACACCCTAACCCAGCCAACACATGGGTAACCTTTGATTATGATATTCTGGTACCGCCAACGGATGCATTCATTATTATTCGGGACCAACAAGGCCGCGAAGTTTACCGGATGAAATTACTGGTGCAAAAGAACGAAGTGGTGTGGGATACACGAGGAGTTGGTAGCGGCACATATGTTGTGACTTTGACGAATAAGTCACGAGATTTGCGTACAGAAAAACTGGTCATTCAGCGATGA
- a CDS encoding T9SS type A sorting domain-containing protein, giving the protein MTQMENPQPTAPQFSSILFALLQCFPALLQAQAYIPTLNENATWDVQCLVAYGMPPECDYLTGSDTYSIIGDTTILGVEYKIVSGLLYNPGFGKRYVREDTLTRKVYSVLDPYGGPGETVLYDYSAMVGDSIFWYDYFVSTIYSIDIITLANGEVRRRFNLESGFIYIEGIGGSTGISFPFITGPGVEQALTCYKLNGVPQIDSDELYTISCPINMGIEPVGSVVPSIVSPNPSSGHITINRKTDLIQTFQFVDMSGRSIYTQTLSNQIDQIDLSHLQAGVYLYMLNEKDLGKLILFR; this is encoded by the coding sequence ATGACACAAATGGAAAATCCGCAACCCACAGCACCGCAATTCAGCTCGATACTATTTGCTTTACTACAATGCTTTCCGGCGCTTCTTCAGGCACAAGCCTACATTCCAACATTGAACGAAAATGCGACTTGGGATGTTCAATGTCTAGTCGCTTATGGAATGCCGCCAGAATGCGACTATCTGACCGGATCAGACACGTACTCTATTATTGGAGATACAACAATACTGGGTGTGGAATATAAGATCGTGAGTGGTCTTTTGTATAACCCGGGTTTCGGTAAAAGATACGTTAGGGAAGACACCTTAACACGAAAGGTTTACAGCGTTCTTGATCCGTACGGTGGACCGGGAGAAACTGTTTTATACGACTACAGCGCTATGGTCGGTGACTCGATATTCTGGTATGATTATTTTGTAAGTACAATATATAGTATTGACATCATTACGTTAGCGAATGGGGAAGTTCGCAGGCGGTTCAATTTAGAATCTGGATTTATTTACATCGAAGGAATCGGTGGATCTACAGGAATCAGCTTTCCTTTCATTACAGGCCCGGGCGTGGAACAAGCCTTGACCTGTTACAAGTTAAATGGTGTGCCACAGATCGATTCTGATGAACTGTATACCATCTCATGCCCTATTAACATGGGTATTGAACCTGTGGGGTCCGTTGTCCCGAGTATAGTTTCGCCGAACCCTTCATCTGGTCATATCACGATCAACCGTAAAACCGATCTTATCCAAACTTTCCAATTTGTCGATATGAGTGGCCGATCCATTTATACCCAAACACTCTCGAACCAAATTGACCAAATCGACCTTAGCCATTTGCAAGCCGGTGTTTATTTGTATATGCTGAACGAAAAAGATCTAGGAAAATTGATCCTGTTCAGATAA
- a CDS encoding T9SS type A sorting domain-containing protein, with protein MVAIYPNPGIDQLWIDGLKDKGVVSLKLFDARGVLVLDELLTNSYVDMLSVRSGFYTVFLQARHGRTWHLKWVKE; from the coding sequence ATGGTAGCCATCTATCCAAATCCTGGAATCGATCAACTTTGGATTGATGGCTTGAAGGACAAGGGTGTGGTTTCACTCAAATTATTCGATGCACGAGGCGTGTTGGTTCTGGATGAGCTTCTTACGAATTCATACGTGGATATGCTTAGCGTGCGTTCTGGATTCTACACCGTGTTTTTGCAAGCAAGGCATGGCCGTACGTGGCATTTGAAATGGGTTAAGGAATAA
- a CDS encoding NADH-quinone oxidoreductase subunit A: protein MQIFIAVGFVGFALAAAAAFGPKRHGKTKDESFECGIEQQGNARRPFSVKYFLIAILFVLFDVEVIFLYPWAVNFKALGMIGFVEMVLFIAFVLAGFFYVIKKGALKWE from the coding sequence ATGCAGATCTTCATTGCCGTTGGCTTTGTGGGCTTTGCTTTGGCGGCGGCGGCAGCCTTCGGCCCCAAGCGTCACGGTAAGACCAAGGACGAGAGCTTTGAATGCGGGATCGAGCAACAGGGCAACGCGCGCAGGCCGTTCTCCGTGAAGTATTTCCTGATCGCCATCCTCTTTGTTCTTTTCGATGTGGAAGTGATCTTTCTCTACCCATGGGCCGTGAATTTCAAGGCGTTGGGCATGATCGGTTTCGTGGAAATGGTATTGTTCATCGCCTTTGTGCTGGCAGGATTTTTCTACGTGATCAAAAAAGGTGCACTCAAGTGGGAATGA
- a CDS encoding NADH-quinone oxidoreductase subunit B: MKDENSIQPSSERGKPTIVAPPEGYTGTGFFATSMENAIGMARKNSLWPLPFATSCCGIEFMSTMSSHYDLSRFGMERLSFSPRQSDLLMVMGTIAKKMAPVLRDVYTQMAEPKWVLSMGACASSGGIFDSYSVLQGIDRIIPVDVYIPGCPPRPEQVIDGILKIQELAANESLRRRYSKEYEDLMDKYHID; encoded by the coding sequence ATGAAAGACGAGAACTCCATACAACCATCCAGCGAACGCGGTAAGCCGACCATTGTAGCCCCTCCGGAAGGGTATACGGGCACTGGCTTTTTTGCGACTAGCATGGAAAACGCCATTGGTATGGCCCGTAAGAACAGCTTATGGCCACTACCGTTCGCCACGTCCTGTTGCGGCATCGAGTTCATGAGCACCATGAGCTCGCACTACGATCTTAGTAGGTTCGGTATGGAACGCCTCAGCTTCAGCCCGCGCCAAAGTGATCTGCTCATGGTAATGGGTACGATCGCCAAGAAAATGGCACCGGTACTTAGGGATGTGTACACCCAAATGGCTGAACCCAAATGGGTATTGAGCATGGGTGCTTGTGCGAGCAGCGGTGGTATTTTCGATAGCTACAGCGTTCTGCAAGGAATTGATCGTATCATTCCTGTTGATGTGTACATCCCAGGTTGCCCGCCCCGTCCGGAGCAGGTGATCGATGGTATCCTGAAGATCCAGGAACTGGCCGCGAATGAAAGCCTCCGTCGCCGCTATAGTAAAGAGTACGAGGATCTTATGGATAAATACCACATTGATTAG
- a CDS encoding NADH-quinone oxidoreductase subunit C — protein MCWTLPKGRVHDALRLLRDELDFNFLTTLCGMHFPGTEKELGVVYHLHSMRNGHRIRLKSFTTLKDAEFDTATDLWPTANWMEREAWDFFGIKFKGHPNLIRILNMEDFPAFPMRKDYPMEDPTRRDKNDSMFGR, from the coding sequence ATGTGCTGGACCCTACCTAAAGGCCGTGTGCATGATGCATTGCGACTTCTTCGCGATGAATTGGACTTTAATTTTTTGACCACGCTGTGTGGCATGCACTTTCCTGGAACTGAGAAGGAGCTTGGTGTGGTTTACCACTTGCACAGTATGCGGAACGGCCACCGTATCCGCCTAAAGAGCTTTACCACGCTGAAGGATGCGGAATTCGACACTGCTACCGATCTCTGGCCAACAGCAAATTGGATGGAACGGGAGGCATGGGATTTTTTCGGCATCAAGTTCAAGGGTCACCCTAATTTGATCCGTATCCTCAATATGGAGGATTTTCCGGCTTTCCCTATGCGGAAGGATTACCCAATGGAAGACCCAACTCGTAGGGATAAGAACGATAGCATGTTCGGACGATGA